The Mytilus edulis chromosome 12, xbMytEdul2.2, whole genome shotgun sequence genome contains a region encoding:
- the LOC139499529 gene encoding uncharacterized protein, whose product MLCHGISVSMSTIERIKRRLGLRRRQNHSPRFLVQEMILELRSEGYVNLGYISMWRLLNRHYNLTVTQETVRLCLRAIDNVGVESRRRHRLHRRYFNSGSNYLIHIKGYDKLKSYGIAIHGAIDGYSRRILWLKAGPSNNNPRYIAKFYLNFVKESRRIPRVVRADAGTDNVILRDLQIALRFDHGDAMSGLRSFSTGRSTRNQRIERLWRNLSESFTSFWRNKFAYLRDAEIFCTAEHLHIECIRYCFLPLIRRQLQEFMETWNEHRVRRQRQIQAHTGIPNVLYFQPQMFGTFDYSFPLQCSVETLDELAVEYSEEWPIRGCSEEFLELIRYFTGDEPALSLIPHNMNEALQNFCVLIYMCDSISGRI is encoded by the coding sequence ATGCTGTGTCATGGTATTTCTGTAAGTATGTCAACAATAGAAAGAATCAAAAGAAGATTGGGACTACGTAGACGCCAAAACCACAGTCCTAGATTTCTTGTTCAGGAGATGATATTAGAGCTCCGTTCAGAAGGTTATGTAAATCTTGGTTATATATCTATGTGGAGATTACTTAACAGGCATTACAATTTAACTGTCACACAAGAAACTGTCAGACTTTGTTTACGTGCTATTGACAATGTAGGTGTAGAGTCCAGGAGAAGGCATCGATTACACAGAAGGTATTTCAACAGTGGATCAAACTATCTAATACACATAAAGGGGTACGATAAGTTGAAGTCATATGGTATAGCAATTCATGGAGCTATTGACGGATATTCAAGACGAATCTTATGGTTAAAGGCAGGGCCATCTAATAACAATCCTAGATATATtgctaaattttatttaaattttgttaagGAATCCAGAAGAATACCTCGTGTCGTACGAGCGGATGCTGGTACCGATAATGTCATACTTAGAGACCTACAAATAGCTTTACGTTTTGATCATGGTGATGCAATGTCTGGATTAAGAAGTTTCTCAACTGGAAGGTCTACCAGAAATCAACGTATTGAAAGGTTGTGGAGAAATCTCTCTGAAAGCTTCACGTCTTTCTGGAGGAATAAATTCGCGTACTTGCGTGATGCTGAAATTTTTTGTACCGCTGAACACCTTCATATCGAGTGTATCAGATACTGTTTTCTTCCGCTAATACGTAGGCAACTTCAAGAATTCATGGAAACGTGGAATGAACATCGAGTAAGAAGACAGCGTCAAATTCAAGCTCACACAGGCATCCCTAACGTACTTTACTTCCAGCCTCAAATGTTTGGTACATTTGACTATTCATTTCCCTTACAATGTAGCGTAGAAACATTGGACGAATTGGCTGTCGAATATTCAGAAGAATGGCCCATAAGAGGATGTTCCGAAGAATTTTTAGAATTGATTAGATACTTTACAGGCGACGAACCAGCACTATCCCTCATCCCACACAACATGAACGAAGCGTTACAAAATTTCTGTGTATTGATATACATGTGTGATTCCATTTCAGGTCGCATTTAA